TGTAATTATCTTTACTCAACCATTTTTTTATGTGATCAGCCACTTTTAATCCATATTCTTTAGCATTATTAAATTCGACTTTATTAATAGACTTCCAATTTGTATATAAACTATCCCTGTACTTAACTATTGGTTCTTCAGAAAAAATCAATTCATTACTTACATCTATATAAGCAACTAAAGAGGCCAATTGAACATTTAAAGGTCCTTTGGACTTGTCATAATTAGGAATTGCAGTCAATCCAGATAATTGTCCACTTATTGATTTAAAGTCTTTATTATTGCTTGCTATAATTTCATAAGCTGCTACATTAGGGTATGCAAAAATTCTACTTGCAACAGGTGGCGAAAAAATATCATGAATCATTACGCTAATAATTTGATCTATTGAATTATGGTAATTGTCTGGTGTAATTACAATTGATTCATCATCATTTTTGCACCCCCAAAACATTATTATAATTAACAGGGGGGTAAACTTCATTGATTTCATTCTTTTGAAATATTTAAGATTAAAATAGTCTATTTTGTAAATTAATTAATGTGATGTTTTTGGATTTAGGTACTCAATGGATTGCATTTTATCATCATTCTTTGAAAGCACTATATTAAGGTGTTTATTTCCTTTTAATAATTTCATATCCCTTATATCCCCATCTAGCCAAACCCCTAATTTATTTGTGTCTACAGAAGCGAAACCTCCTCGACCATTTCCTTTTAACAACAATCCTTTTCCAGCATCACAAGGGCCATATTGTACTCTAAAGGGATAATAGTTCCCTGAAATAAGAATATCCAAAATACCATCTCCAGTAAAATCATGTATAACTATTCCTTGTACTGCTGAGAATTGCGCTTTTATTGGTAAAGGATGAATTTTAAAACCATTTCCCGTATTTTCTAAATACAAACTTTGCAGTTGATTGATGGTAAAATGAGTCGACTTATTTAATTGATCTGTTGTGAATACATCATCCAAAGTTGCTGATGCATATTGGTTAAAGGTTAAGAATTTCTTTTTTAAGAACGGAAAAGCATCTTGCATCTCATCTAAAGAAGCAATAGGATGTCTTTTCCCTTGTATGTAATTACTATTAACTGTTGTTAAAAATCCATCTCCTCTAAAATCTCCTACAAATGCTTCTAGTGGCTCTTTTTCAGTTACTTTAAATGGAACGTTTAATCCCATATTTCCAACAATAAAATCTAAATCGCCATCTCCATCCATATCAGCTTTTTCTATACTCTGCCACATTCCGTTGGTATTAGAGAGATTGAATTCTTTTGTTTTTTCAATTAATTTCCCATTGCTATTGATAAAAATTCGAATAGGCATCCATTCACCAATTAAAATTAAATCTAATGATTTGTTATTGTCAATATCTGCCCACATTGCTCCAGTAATTAATCCAGCTTGTCTTAAAGTAGGGTTTACATCTTTTGTTGCAATAGTAAATTTGACTTCTCCAGTTAAACGGTTGCTGTCATTTCTTAAAATTCCCCCGAGAGTACTTAATGGATAGTTTCCAGAAACATTACCTCCACCTACAAACAAATCGTCATCGCCATCACCATCATAATCTCCTGTTGCAACGCAACTTCCATTAGAATAGGCTTCAGGTAAAGCACCCTGAGCTGCTTTTTTAAAATTCCCTTTACCGTAATTGATATAGAGACGATCCATTAATTGAGGAGCGCCTAATGCAAATTCACTTCCTCCGCTTACAACATAAATATCTTTATCACCATCACCATCAGCATCATAGAACACGGAAGCCGTGGTTTCAAAGTCTTTATCTTTTTCAAAGCACTCATTATTTGATTTATTATATTTTCCATCAGATCTTGATAAAAATAATTGATCACTTTGTCCAGTTGCTCCTCCTATAAAAACATCATCAATTCCATCATTATTTACATCCGAAACGGACATTTTAGAACCTGATTTTGAACTTTGTTTTAGCGTAAGGCGATCTGTTTTAAACTCAACATAATCATTTTCATGATGGATAAAATCTAGACCTAAAGAGGCTGTAACATCTTTAAAGTAAGTTTGGTGAACGGTTTTTTCTTTTTCTATATCGAACTTAACTTTGTTTTGGTCAAATACTAAAAGACTATTTAATTTAATGTTTTTACTAATAGATGTTTTTCCATCTGACCATTGAATTTTTAAATCTGCTTTTTTTGATTTCCCTAGTCCAAAATAAAGGATGGGGTCAACAGAAGATTGAAATCCACGAGTGGTATAATTTTCAAGAAATTGTGTTGTTGAATCGGTTGTAATCCAAATTTTTGCTCCAAGAGCATTCGTATTTTTATCTTTACCTTTTAATTTAATTCTAATAAAATTATTTTTTTTGCTTTCAATGGTGTTTTTATAAATACTAACTGCTTCATTTGAATTATTGACAATCAAATCTAAATCCCCATCATTATCCAAATCAGCATAAACAGCACCTGCAGAAACATTAGGATTCGATAAACCCCATTGATTGGTTTTGTTTTCAAAAGTAAGATTTCCATTGTTTTTGTAGATATAATTTGGGGTTTTTGATGAAGGCATCTTTTTTACTAATTCATAAATAAGATTTGAATATTCTTTTTTACCATTATTATCAAACAGTTCTCCGCCTCCATGAGACCTTATTTTCTCCATAGCATCATTGACTTCATACTTCATGAAATCTTTATTGGTATAATCACGTAAGTAACCATTGGTGATAAAAATATCTTTTTTACCATCACTATCAAAATCAGCTATAAGTGGCGACCAACTCCAATCTGTATTTGAAATTCCTGCTAACTCTCCAATTTCACTAAATATGGGTATATTCTCTGAGTCATTTCCTTGATTCAATTGTAGCATATTACGCATTTGCTGTTTGTGGTAACTACTATCTACAGCCAATTGGTACCGATCATATTCATCAGGTCCTTTTAATAATTGTTGTCTAAAATTATCCTCTGGCAACATATCTAATGTAATTAAATCAACAAGACCATCATTGTTCAAGTCTGTGGCATCATTACCCATAGAGTATTTTGAAATGTGACCAAATGATTTTTTGGTAGCATCTAGAAATGTCCCATCTCCTTTATTGAGGTATAAAAAATCTTGTTCATCATAATCATTAGAGACATAAATATCAGGTAAACCATCTTGGTTTAAATCACTTATAGCAACTCCCAATCCAAAGTTTAGTCCGCTACCATATATTCTAGCACTTTCACTAACATTTACAAAATGACCGTTGTTATTTTTGTACAAAGAATTCCCAAAATAGGGGTGTCTTGAATTTCGTAATTTAGTACTATTATAAAAAGGAGAATAAAAGGTTTTAGAATGGTTTAATAAAAACATATCTAGATCTCCGTCAAGGTCATAATCAAAAAAAGCTGCTTGCGTACTAAAACTTCCTGGTGCATCAAGTCCATATTCTGATGCCTTATCTATAAATGTGGGTACATTATCCTTGTTATTCCCTTTGTTAATAAACAATTGATTTTTACGATCTTTATTGGTCCCTAAACCTGAATAGCAAACATAGATGTCAAGAAGCCCATCTCCATTAACATCTGCTACACTTGTCCCAGTTTTCCACCCTTTTCTACCTCCAACACCAGCTAAATTTGTAATATCTTCAAATTTAAAATTTCCTTTATTGATATAGAGCTTGTTTTCTACAGCATTCCCTGTTAGGTATACATCAGCTAAACCATCATCATTAAAGTCTCCAATGCCAACACCTCCACCATTGTAAAGGTATTCGTATTGCATTATGTTTAATGATTCAGTCTCTGTAATTGTATTTATAAATGAGATACCTGTTTGATCTGGATCTAAAGCCACAAATAAAGTAGTTTCTTTATTTTTACAACCAGTAATTATTGAAAAACCAGTCAAGATTAAAATGATAATATTTTTTTTCATTCTTTATATATTATTGAATAATAATCAATTCATTTGAAATTAAATGACAAGGTTGACAATAGAAAGTCTTTTATTGAAAATAAATATAAAATAAAAAGCTGCAAATATTCTATTCACAGCTTTTTATTTTATATAAAACTACCATCCATTAATTTGCTTAGCAGCTGGGTTTTTATCTCTTTCACTTTGAGGTATAGGTAATACATATAATCTTTCTGGAAAACTACGTGTTTCAACTTCCATCTTTGTATATGAAAAACTTTCATCTGGATTTTTCGTTATTGTCATTCCATAGATTGGTTTTCCGTCTAGTAAACTTTGTGCAATTTTCCATCTTCTTATATCGAAGAATCTATGTTCTTCAAAAGCCAATTCTATACGTCTCTCATTTCTAATTTTATCACGCATTTCACTCTGACTTAATCCTGCAGGTAAATCAGGATTAGTAATTCCTGCTCTTTGACGTATTTCTTTAATAGCCTCGTAAACAGATGTATCAGGTCCTACATCTTCATTTTGAGCTTCTGCATAGTTTAACAATACCTCAGCATATCTTATAAATATCCAATCTTGATCACTTGAGTGGGAATAAAGAACCAAATTTTCATCATGAAATTTACGTAGAAAATATCTTGTATTCATAAAAGCACCTGGATCACCTTCTCTCCCTCCTTCAAACATTTCAATCACTCTTCCTCTAAAAGTAGAAGCGTTGTGAACCACAGTAGCTTCAAAACGAGGATCTAAATTATCATAAGGATTGTTAGAATCAAATAAAGTTGATGTTGCCTGCGGTTCTCCATCAGCCATATCATAAGAATCAACAAAATTTTGGGTTACCAAATTACCTCCCCATCCACCATCACTGGTTCCTTTAAATGTATTCGGGCTATTGTACACATCCCAACCAGCGTTAGGAGTGCCTCCTGCATTAGTTTGATGCGTTTTGTCAGGGTTTTGAAATTTTTTAGCAAAAATAATCTCATCATTATTTTTATCTAGAAATAATGTTTTATAATCTGGATAAAGTGTATATCCTACAACATTGTTTGCAGCAGTAGCAGCTTCTGCCCAGCGTTCTGCATAAAGCAATACGCGACTTTTTAATGCATATGCTGCCCCTGAAGTAGCTCTTCCTGCTTCTATATTTCCTTTAGATGGGAGCATAGAAGCTGCTGTATCTAAATCGGTAATAATAAAACTCACTACATCATCATAAGTTGATCTTGCAATTTGCAAATCGTCTTCCAGTGTTAGACTTTTATCTATAATTGGTACACCTGTTGGCTCACCTCCATTAGATTTAATTCCATATAATCTTAAAAGAGAGTGATAACAT
The nucleotide sequence above comes from Flavobacteriaceae bacterium HL-DH10. Encoded proteins:
- a CDS encoding VCBS repeat-containing protein, which codes for MKKNIIILILTGFSIITGCKNKETTLFVALDPDQTGISFINTITETESLNIMQYEYLYNGGGVGIGDFNDDGLADVYLTGNAVENKLYINKGNFKFEDITNLAGVGGRKGWKTGTSVADVNGDGLLDIYVCYSGLGTNKDRKNQLFINKGNNKDNVPTFIDKASEYGLDAPGSFSTQAAFFDYDLDGDLDMFLLNHSKTFYSPFYNSTKLRNSRHPYFGNSLYKNNNGHFVNVSESARIYGSGLNFGLGVAISDLNQDGLPDIYVSNDYDEQDFLYLNKGDGTFLDATKKSFGHISKYSMGNDATDLNNDGLVDLITLDMLPEDNFRQQLLKGPDEYDRYQLAVDSSYHKQQMRNMLQLNQGNDSENIPIFSEIGELAGISNTDWSWSPLIADFDSDGKKDIFITNGYLRDYTNKDFMKYEVNDAMEKIRSHGGGELFDNNGKKEYSNLIYELVKKMPSSKTPNYIYKNNGNLTFENKTNQWGLSNPNVSAGAVYADLDNDGDLDLIVNNSNEAVSIYKNTIESKKNNFIRIKLKGKDKNTNALGAKIWITTDSTTQFLENYTTRGFQSSVDPILYFGLGKSKKADLKIQWSDGKTSISKNIKLNSLLVFDQNKVKFDIEKEKTVHQTYFKDVTASLGLDFIHHENDYVEFKTDRLTLKQSSKSGSKMSVSDVNNDGIDDVFIGGATGQSDQLFLSRSDGKYNKSNNECFEKDKDFETTASVFYDADGDGDKDIYVVSGGSEFALGAPQLMDRLYINYGKGNFKKAAQGALPEAYSNGSCVATGDYDGDGDDDLFVGGGNVSGNYPLSTLGGILRNDSNRLTGEVKFTIATKDVNPTLRQAGLITGAMWADIDNNKSLDLILIGEWMPIRIFINSNGKLIEKTKEFNLSNTNGMWQSIEKADMDGDGDLDFIVGNMGLNVPFKVTEKEPLEAFVGDFRGDGFLTTVNSNYIQGKRHPIASLDEMQDAFPFLKKKFLTFNQYASATLDDVFTTDQLNKSTHFTINQLQSLYLENTGNGFKIHPLPIKAQFSAVQGIVIHDFTGDGILDILISGNYYPFRVQYGPCDAGKGLLLKGNGRGGFASVDTNKLGVWLDGDIRDMKLLKGNKHLNIVLSKNDDKMQSIEYLNPKTSH
- a CDS encoding RagB/SusD family nutrient uptake outer membrane protein, which encodes MNRKIKNILQFGCTLMCITIFFSCSDDLLDQTPKDSLTEELVWTDPQGAIQFVNGIYGGMQSGFDRNYDGWAKGLYLLDGCTDDGDVSMGWTHSTRLQNAQFTPDNVPWGQTWGDYYGLIRKTNLALENLDRLEDETLRSRLKGEVYFLRALCYHSLLRLYGIKSNGGEPTGVPIIDKSLTLEDDLQIARSTYDDVVSFIITDLDTAASMLPSKGNIEAGRATSGAAYALKSRVLLYAERWAEAATAANNVVGYTLYPDYKTLFLDKNNDEIIFAKKFQNPDKTHQTNAGGTPNAGWDVYNSPNTFKGTSDGGWGGNLVTQNFVDSYDMADGEPQATSTLFDSNNPYDNLDPRFEATVVHNASTFRGRVIEMFEGGREGDPGAFMNTRYFLRKFHDENLVLYSHSSDQDWIFIRYAEVLLNYAEAQNEDVGPDTSVYEAIKEIRQRAGITNPDLPAGLSQSEMRDKIRNERRIELAFEEHRFFDIRRWKIAQSLLDGKPIYGMTITKNPDESFSYTKMEVETRSFPERLYVLPIPQSERDKNPAAKQINGW